The DNA sequence CCGGCGTGGTGCAGCTGGCGGTGAGCCCCTGGGGCCACATCGAGGTGAACGGTTCGCCGGCCGGTACCGTGCCGCCGCTGTCCACGCTGACCCTGCCCGAAGGCCGGCACACGATCACCCTGCGCAACGATGCCTTCCCGCCCCACCAGGTGACGGTGCACGTCACGCCGGGGCAGCCCGTGACCATCAGACACAAATTCGGATCATGAAACCGTCGTGGACACTGACCGTCGCGCTGCTCGCCGTGCTGACCGGCTGCGCCCAGCTGCCGCAGCAGCCCGTCGTCGGGATCATCGAGCTGGCCGCCCGCCCGGCCGAAGGGGCCCTGCTGGCCGGCATCCGGGCCTACGAGGACGGGCAGTACGCGCAGGCGGAAAAGCGCCTCAACGCGGCGCTGCAGGCCGGCCTGCCCTCGCCCAAGGACCAGGCCGCCGCACACAAGTACCTCGCCTTCATCTACTGCACCAGCCGGCGCACCGCCGAGTGCGAGGCCGCGTTCCGCGCGGCGCGCGCCGCCGATCCGGGCTTCGCGCTGGGCAAGTCCGAGGCCGGCCATCCCCTTTGGGGCCCGGTCTACCAGCGCAGCCAGCGATAATTGATCGCTTTCGACCCCTGGACAGGCGCCGGCCCCTGCCGGCCGCACCCCACCATCCTGCATGTCCGATGACCGCCTGAGCCGGCCGGCTCGACCCTTTGTCTTCCCCGTGCGCGTTTACTGGGAGGACACCGATGCCGGCGGCGTCGTGTTCTACGCCAACTACCTGAAGTTTTTCGAGCGCGCCCGCACCGAGTGGCTGCGCGCGCTCGGCCACAGCCAGGAACGCATGCGGCGCGAGGCCGGCGTCATGTTCGTGGTGGTGCACACCGAGGTGAAGTACCTCGCCCCGGCCCGCCTGGACGACCTGCTGCACGTCACGGTGCAGGTGCGCGAGGCCGGCAAGGCAGCGCTGGTGATCGCCCAGGAGGCCTGGCGCGACGGAACCTTGCTGGCCCAGGGGGATATCAAAATCGGTTGCGTGGATGCGTCCACCTTCCGGCCGCGGCGCATCCCCGCCGGCATCCTTCAGGAAACGACAACATGAATCAGGACTTGTCGATCATTCAACTGGTGCTGCACGCAAGCGTGATCGTGCAGCTGGTGATGGCGCTGCTGCTGGTAATGTCGCTGGCGAGCTGGACCATCATCTTCGGCAAGTACTTCGGCCTGGGCCGGGTGCGCAGCCTGAACGACGAGTTCGAGCGCGAGTTCTGGTCCGGACGCAACCTCAACGACCTGTACCAGCTGGCCAGCGACAACCCGCGCCAGGGCGGGCCGATGGAGCGCATCTTCGCCTCGGGCATGCGCGAGTTCCTCAAGCTGCGCGAACGCCGCGTCACCGATGCCGGCGCCCTGCTCGACGGTGCGCGCCGCGCGATGCGCGCGAGCTTCCAGCGCGAGCTCGATGCGGTCGAGTCGCACCTGTCCTTCCTCGCCACGGTCGGCTCGGTCGCGCCATACATCGGCCTGTTCGGCACCGTGTGGGGCATCATGCACGCCTTCACCGGGCTGGCCAACCTGCAGCAGGTGA is a window from the Caldimonas thermodepolymerans genome containing:
- a CDS encoding TssQ family T6SS-associated lipoprotein encodes the protein MKPSWTLTVALLAVLTGCAQLPQQPVVGIIELAARPAEGALLAGIRAYEDGQYAQAEKRLNAALQAGLPSPKDQAAAHKYLAFIYCTSRRTAECEAAFRAARAADPGFALGKSEAGHPLWGPVYQRSQR
- the ybgC gene encoding tol-pal system-associated acyl-CoA thioesterase, translated to MSDDRLSRPARPFVFPVRVYWEDTDAGGVVFYANYLKFFERARTEWLRALGHSQERMRREAGVMFVVVHTEVKYLAPARLDDLLHVTVQVREAGKAALVIAQEAWRDGTLLAQGDIKIGCVDASTFRPRRIPAGILQETTT
- the tolQ gene encoding protein TolQ; this translates as MNQDLSIIQLVLHASVIVQLVMALLLVMSLASWTIIFGKYFGLGRVRSLNDEFEREFWSGRNLNDLYQLASDNPRQGGPMERIFASGMREFLKLRERRVTDAGALLDGARRAMRASFQRELDAVESHLSFLATVGSVAPYIGLFGTVWGIMHAFTGLANLQQVTLATVAPGIAEALVATAIGLFAAIPAVVAYNRFARDIDRIAIKLETFIEEFSNILHRNIGHASGVTGAATGGR